CCTTCGGAATATCTACAGGCTCTGGCTCAATATTCGGCTCTTCGGCAGGAATATTTTGAGCCGCTGGTTCTACTACTGGCGTTATCGATTCAAACTCGATATTTGAAGGCTCCTGTTTAACCTCTTCAAGTTTTGGCTTGATAGGTTTTAGTTCAGGCTCAATTGTTATCGGCTCTGGCTCAACAGCGATAGGTTCTGGTTCAATTATCTTCTCAGTTGGAATTTTAGGTTCTGAAAGTTTAACATTTGAAATTTCATCCTCATGAGCAGAAACACTTGAAGTATCAGGCTTCGAAGCTTTAGCGATAGGAATTTCAGACTCGGTTTTAACGGCTACAGGAATTTCTTCTTCTACGCTTGGAATTTCAACCTTTTTGGCAGGCTCTTGCACCTTGGCGCTCGGTTTGATATCCGAAAGATCGATATCTATATCAGGAATTTCAATCTCAGCCTTAGGCGTCTCAACCTTAGCCTTTGGAATTTCTACTTTCGCAGGCTCAGCCTTTACTTCTTCCTCTTTTTTGATCTTAGGAAGCTCTATTTCGATATCGGAAAGATCAATGCTAGGAGTTTCGGCTTTAGGAGCCTGGGTCTGAGTCGCATGTGTTTTGAGCCCCACAAAATCATCAGGGATTTCCAAAGATATAGGCTCATCGATATCGGCCTGGGCATCCTTTGTGCTTGAAGGCTCTACCTTTGGCTTTTCTGTGTGCGGGATTACTATTTCAGGAATATCAATATCGATCTTTGGTGATTCAGGCTCTGTCTTTTCAATCTTAATATCACTCATAGGCTCGATATCTATAGGCTTAATGACCGGTTCTTCTGCTTTAGGAGCTTCTTTTTTGAGCTCCTGAGCAATACTAGGCTTACTAACAGCCTCCTCTTTATGCGTAGAATGAACTTCTGTATCATGCGTACGCCTTCTGCTTTGCAAGATAGCGCGTAGCTCGTCTGCCGACGAAGTAGTAGCATGTCGTAATTCATCGAGCTTGTTGATGATAGGTCTTTCTTTTACTACCGGTTCTTCCATAATCATTTCATCAGCGACGATAGGCTTTTCTACCTCGGCATCCAGCTTAATCTCATGCGTCTGTGGAGCAAAATCCGATCTACTTAGAGCAATTCCGGATTTTGAAATTTTATCTAGCGTCTTAACGAATTTAGTTAAATTAAAAGGCTCTGTGAGGGTAAAAATTTTAGAATTTGAAATACTAATACTTTGAAGCTCTTTTGGCTTAAGAGTTAAGATCGTAGGCATACTCAATATATCGCTAACCTCGCCGTAATTCTTAAATCTAGTGATAAGGGCGTCATATTTGTTATTATTTTGCGCTGAGCGGAACTGTGCGTTCGTATTAAATATCGAAATTTTACCGCCTAGCTTGCTGATATAGTTTTTAACGATATCGTTATACATCGTATCGGCGCTATCAGCTAAAAGCGCGAAATTTAGCCCTTTGATGCTTTCAAATACTGCGTCCGCATCAGTCTTTTGAGTCTCTTTAAAAGCAAGGGTGAAGTAAAATCTAGTACCCTTTCCTACGGTAGATTTGACCTGAAGCTTACCGCCCATCATCGCTACGTATTTAGACGAAATCGTAAGTCCAAGACCCGTTCCACCATATTTGCGTGTGATTGTAGAGTCGGCCTGAGAGAAGGCGTTAAATACATTTGCGAGCTTGTCTTCAGAAATTCCAATGCCGGTATCTTCTACGCTAAACGTTACGATCGCCTCTCCTGGAGCTTTGCTAGGCTCCCTTAAAATTTCAACCACGATAGTGCCGTGCTCAGGCGTAAATTTGACAGCATTTGACATGAGGTTGATAAGAACCTCTTTGATCTTCGTGATGTCTCCGTATAGGTGGTGCACGAGTGTAGGATCGATGTAAAGCAAGATGTCGATATTCTTTTCGGCAGCCTTGGCGACATAAATTTCAACTGCACTTTCGAAATCTTGGATAGGATTAAATAAAATATCCTCAAGCTCGACCTTATTGCTCTCGATCTTAGAGACATCCAAAATGTTATTAATGATCGTTAGAAGGTTTTCGGACGATTTTTCGATGGTATCAACATAATCGCGCTTCTCCTCATCCAAATCGGTATTTTTAAGAAGCTCCGTAAAGCCGATGATGCCGTTAAGCGGCGTCCTGATCTCGTGAGACATATTGGCTAAAAAGATCGATTTTGCCTTGTTGGCATCCTCCGCAGCGCCCTTTTGATACGCAATCAGATCAAGCGCATCCTCGATAAGCGAATACGCCTTGTTAACACCCTCACTAGTCCTAACGTCGATATGCTCGTGCTGATTCGTCAAATCGCCAATTCGGCTAAGCACGTTGCCGAGGTCGGTAACGTTCTGTCTTAAACGTCTTGTAATACCCAAGGCAAAAACGACCAAAATAGCCGCTAAAACCCATATGCCAAGAGCGATAAATAGGTTTCTTAGCCTTTGCGCTAGGTAAGTATCGGCATGCGTCGCAAGCTCAGCATTGATCTTTTCAGAAATTTCACTTAACTTTTTATATTTAAGTGTAGTAGAGGCAAACCACTCTTGAAAAGGCACGCTATAGTGTCCCTCGTCCGCTTCTTGCTGTAATGTGGCTGAAATTTTAGCAGTCTCTCTTAATGCGTTTTGAAATTCCTCTCCGTCTAGAATTTTTAAAATCGCGGCTCTAGCATCCGATTCCGGCAAGAAGTAGTAATTAGGAAGCGAACTAGATAGGTTGAAGCTAGCCCAAGTCCTTAGCTGCGCCTGATTCATCGCCTTGCTGCCGATAATGTATTCGATAATATAGTCGCGCTCCGATGCAGTGGCATCCATCGCCTCATAAGTATTAAGCAACGAAACCGTCCAAACGGTGATATTTGAGCTTACAAGACCCTCTCTTAGCACTCGTTGGATTGTTTTTACGTCATCGTCGAATTTTTGAAAATATGAACTGAAAAGCTCACCGAAGCTTTTGCTTTGAGCATCGACATCCCTTCTTACCTGCGGAAGTTTGTCTAATAAACCGTCTATATCGGTCTCGGCAGCCAAAAGCTCGTCATTACCGGTGCCGTAAGCGAAAATATCAAAAATAGTCTTTTTTACGACATTTTCACTGATATTTTTGCTTTCTTTGTACTTTGCAAGCGCATCGTCGGTTTTTTTGCGTTGACCCGATAGAAGGGTTCCCATACCGGGGTTTCCCTCGCTACCCAAAAACGCCGAAGTGATACCGCGCTCTTTATCTACCTGCTCTACTAACGCTGCGAGATTGCTGTTTTTAGCAATCTGCTGCTGCAAAATTCCCACTCTGGCGTAATCCTGCAAAGAGATAAACAAGAAATATGATGCAAACGCGAAAATCAAAAGTAACGGGATACCGCTAACAAGTCTCAAAGCACTTGTAGTATTTAAATTCATACAAAATCCTTCAAAGCGCAGCTTACGCGACGTTAAATTTTATTCAACCGGAGAAACGAAGTCGCTTCCGTCACGCTAGGCGGAGACGATTTAGCCGTCCTGCAAAGTTAATGGGTGATTTTACTAAACAAATCTTTAAATATAGCTTTTTGCGTTAGGTTTTCGTTAATGATTGTTTAAAATTTTTTCGGCGGTTTGGATATTCGTAAGCGATCTGATCTCATCGAAGCTCGCCGCATAAATGCTCTCAAAATCGCCGTAAAAGTCCAAAAGCTTCTTCAAGCTCCCCTTGCTAACGCCCAAGCTTAGCAGCTTTGAGCTTTGCAGATCGAGCTTTCGTTTGCTCTTTTGGTGAAACGAGATCGCAAAGCGGTGCGCTTCATCGCGCAAGCGCTGAAAAAACTGCAACTTTTTATCGTCCGTCGGCAGCGAAAAAATCCCGCCCTTCGTGCAAATTTTATCTTTCGCAGCCCCCTTTGCGCGGTGAGCTTTAGCGTCGATCTTTTCTTTTGAGATAGCGATTATATCGACGTTTGCTCCGACGCTACAGATTATTTCCTCCGCCAAGTTTAGCAAAGCCGTTCCGCCGTCGATGAGCCACAGATCGGGCGCTGCAAGCTCATCAAATTTAAGCGCGCGGCTAGTTAGGTACTCGCGCATCTGATCGTAGTCGTTATTTGAGCTAAGGTGCTTGTGGCGGTAATTTTGCTTGTTAAACTCGCCGTCTTGAAAGCTTATCATAGCTCCCACGGGCGCGGCGCCGAACATATGCGAATTGTCGAAAACTTCGATATTTACCGGCAAATTCGTAAGATCAAAATAATCCTTCAGCTCCTGCAAAAATGCGTAATCGTGCGTTTTTAGATGTTTTTTGATATTGATCTCGCAGTTTTGATGTGCGATCTCGCAAATTTTACGCTTCTCGCCGATTTTCGGCGCGTAAATTTTAAAGGCTCTTTCGTGGCGTTTGGATAAAATTTCGCACACCAGATCCGCATCGTCAAACTCATCGTAAACGTAAATTTTAGCGCACGCCACGGGAGCTGCGGCAGGAAAAGCGCTTAAGATCATCTGCTTGTAAGCGTTTGCGATATCATCGGCGCTTGGGGCTTTGCAGTTGATTATATGCGAGCTTGAAGCTGAAATTTTGCCCTCACGTATGCTAAAATGCACGGCGCAGACGAGCCCGTCGCGCGCGGCAATCGCAAAGACCTCGAAATCGTCGAGCTTTGCCAGATCGACCTCGACCTTTACGTTCATCTGTTTTAAAATTTCAATCTTATCTCGGATCTGCGCGGCTTCCTCGAAATTTTCGCTCTGCGCGAGCCGAGCCATCCGATCCTGAAGCTGTGGCACCATCTTTTGCGGATTTTTCAGAGCCGCAAGCGCGCTCTGCACGATACGCGCGTAATCCTGCTTTGAAATTTTATCCTCGCACGGAGCGGCGCAGCGCCCGATCTGGTGGAACAAACAGGCCTTCTTGCCCTTGACGCAATTTTTCTTCTGCACGAGCGGAAACTGCATGTAAAGCGTCTGTAAAATTTCCTTCGCGCCGTGAAAATAAGGACCGAAGTATCTAATGTTTCTGCCCTTTACGATCTTTCGCGTAATCTCAAAGCGCGGAAAATCGTCGTCTAAATTTACGTAGATATATGGATAGGTCTTATCGTCGCGCAGCAGGATGTTGTATTTAGGCTTTAGCTGCTTGATGAAGGAATTTTCTAGGATCAGCGCGTCGCTCTCGCTGGGCGTTACGATGTATTCTAAATGCGCCGCCTCGCTTATCATCTTGGCGATGCGCGCGCTTAGGCGAGGACTCGGAGCGAGAGCGGGCGTGAAAGAAAAGTAGCTTTTGACGCGATTTTTTAAAATTTTTGCCTTGCCAACGTATAGCAGCTTGCCCGCGGCGTCGAAGTATTGATACACGCCCGGTGCGGTAGGCAGGCTCTTAATCTCCTCTATTAGCAAGGATCAACCCTCTTATCTCTTCAAAAATTTTATAAATTTGCGGATCTTGGATTTTGTTTTTGAATCCTCCGTTAGAGCGCTCGGGCGAGAAAATTTCGCTGCTTCGGCGCGCACTCATTTTAAAGGCTTGCGCGCGTCTTTTATTCATCAACCTGCTTGCGACAAAAATTTTAACCTCGCGAACGCCGCAAAGCTCCGCCGTCTCTCTAGCGGCTACGAATCGCTTTAATACGTCTTTTATTAAATTTATATTACTATCGCGTTTTAGTTCGCAAAGCCCAGCCGGATGCTTCGCGGCTATCATCAAAATGCCATCTTTGACGTAGATGAAAGCGATCAGCCTTTGCCAACTAAGCGGCAAAATCGCTAAAAACTCGCCTCTTTCTCGCATCTTGGCATATAAAGGATCTTTTCTGATATGAGCGATTATTTCTCTTGCATTTTCCATAGACGGATTTTAGCATTTTTTATCTTAGTTTTGCTTAGCGGCTGCGGATACAAAGCACCGCCTTTTTACTCAGACGCGGATAAGCAAACCGCGAATGCAGAAGCATCCGCCACGGATGGCAACAAAACAAACGACACGAAAGGCGGCGTTAGAATTTTACGCGATAAATAGCCTACTTTTAGCTTTGCTTTGTTATACTTTTAAAAATTTTTACAAAGGAATTTCATGCAAACGGCAGACATTTTAGTGCTGGACTTCGGCTCTCAATACACCCAGCTGATCGCTAGGCGCTTGCGCGAACAAGGCGTTTACACCGAGCTGATCGCATACGACGCACCGATCGATAAGATAAAAGCAAAAAACCCCAAAGGCCTTATTTTAAGCGGCGGACCCGCTAGCGTTTACGCCAAAGATGCGTATTTTTGCGATGATAGAATTTTTGAGCTTGGAATTCCAATTTTAGGTATCTGCTACGGCATGCAGCTCATCGCGCATAAATTTGGCGCTAGCGTCGTGCCTGCGGGTAAAAAAGAGTATGGCAAAGCCTCTTTGAAACTGCTTCGCGCTAGCAGGCTATTTGGCGGCGTGGAGGATAACTCTACTGTCTGGATGAGCCACTCGGACAAGGTCGAGAGCCTGCCGGATGGCTTTGAGGTGATGGCAAGCTCGGATGAAAGTGAGTGGTGCGTATTCGGCGACGAGACCCGTAAAATTTACGCGCTGCAATTTCACCCCGAGGTTTGTCACAGCGAGTTTGGCGATAGAATTTTAAAAAATTTCGCTAAAGAGATCTGTGGAATAACCAGCACTTGGAATATGGGTAGCTTCGCCAAAGAGCAGATGATCAAAATAAAAGAGCGCGTAGGCAGCGCCAAAGTACTTTGCGCGGTAAGCGGTGGCGTGGATAGCTCGGTCGTAGCGGCGCTTTTGGCGCATGCGGTGCCGCAGAGCCTGATAGCGGTTTTCGTCGATAACGGCCTGCTCCGCACTGGCGAGCGCAAGGCGGTAGAGGAGATGTTTAGACTAAAACTCGGCGTGAGCTTAGACGTGATCGATGCTAGCGAGCTATTTTTAAGCAGGTTAAAAGGGGTGGTCGATCCGGAGCAAAAACGCAAAATCATCGGCGCGACCTTCATTGAAGTTTTCAGCAAAGAAGCGGCAAAACACAAAAACGTAAAATTTCTAGCCCAGGGTACGCTCTATACCGACATCATCGAAAGCTCCGTCGCAGGCTCAAGCAAGACGATCAAAAGCCATCACAACGTAGGCGGCCTGCCTAAGGATATGAAATTTGAACTGATCGAGCCTTTGCGCGAAATTTTTAAAGACGAGGTGCGCCAGCTGGGGCTTGAGCTAGGTCTTTCGCGCGAAGTCGTTTTCCGCCATCCGTTCCCGGGTCCGGGTCTTGCGATCCGCATAATGGGCGAGGTAAATACGCCGAGTCTCGAGCTGCTGCGCAAAGCCGACGTGATCCTACGCGACGAGCTAAAATCAAGCGGCTGGTATAACAAAACGTGGCAGGCGTTTTGCGTGCTGCTAAACGTGCACTCCGTCGGCGTCATGGGCGATAACCGCACCTACGAAAACGCCGTGTGCATACGCGTAGTGGACGCTAGCGACGGCATGACGGCTAGCTTCTCGCGCCTGCCTTACGACCTGCTAGAAAACGTCTCTCGCCGCATCATAAACGAAGTGGACGGCATCAACCGCGTAGTTTACGACATCTCGAGCAAACCGCCTGCAACGATAGAGTGGGAGTAAAAGGAAGAGATTTTCGGTGATATTATGAAAAATATGTTGAGTTGATAATTTGAAAATATTGTTAAGTTTTCTGATATGGATTATGGAGCAGAAATGAATAATACGAAAAATAGATATTCGGAAGTGAATTTATTAGAGAAAATAGATTCAACTGACATTGATTTAGAGATGGAAACAGAGTCTGAAGTTGACCTAAACGAAGATGATAAACGAAAACTTTATGTTGATAAAGTTGATAAGTCTACTTCAGATTTATTTAGAATGATAGTTGAAGGCGAGCTAAATTTGCAGCCCGACTACCAAAGAAGATTTGTTTGGGATAAAAGAACAATGTCTAAGTTTATTGAATCTCTATTGCTGTCAATACCGATTCCAACTATTTTTTTAGCGGAAAATGGTGATGATACATTTGAGGTTATTGATGGGCAACAGCGACTTACTACTATATTTTCTTTTATGAAATCCAAATTGGTTGTCAATGAAATTGAAAAGTTACCAACTAATTTACGCGATTTGGATATTTTGGTGCTAAATGGCTTAGAAACTTTAAAGCAATTCAATAAAAAAAATTACTATGATATGGTTGAAATGCAAAGAAAATTTAATAATGTTTCACTCCCAGTTGTAATCATAAAAAAGGATTCGACAGAAGATATTAAATACGATATATTTTCAAGAATAAATAGCGGTTCGATAAAATTAAACAACCAAGAGTTGCTCAACGTTATGTATCGCGGAAAATTAATAGACTCATTAAATACTGCATCGCAAGAAAAAAGTGTTGATAAACTATTCGGAAGCAGACCGGTTCTCAAAAAACGATTTGGATACCACGAGATTCTACTAAGAGCCAAAGTTATGGAGGGTTTTGTTGATGGTTTTGATTGGACATTAAAGGAAATAAAAGTAGAAAATAAAAATTATTTAAATAAAGAATACCGTACTTACAATGGTAGACTTAATACGGCAATATTGGAATATCTTAAAGAGTATAGAAATGATATGAAAGAAGCCTTAAATTTAACAAACTTTATTAAAGATTCTATAAATAAAGTTAATACTGTATTTGGAAATGATGCTTTTATTAGAATCAATAAGATCGGCTCTACAAGTATTAATAAAACAATTGCTGAGCTACAATTGGTAGTTTTATCGAAATTTAGTATGGACGAAGTAGTAAAAAATAAGAGTAAGATAAAAAAATCATTCGAGGATTTTTTAAAAGATAGTGATGAAAATATTTTCTTGAGAGCTACAAATAATACAACAAATGTTGAAAAAAGGTATGAATGGGGAAAAAATCTTTCTAGTATTTTAAACGAGGCGTAATTCGTGCTTTCTGAAATTAATAAAAAATATCAATCGTATAAGGATATATACAATAAGATTCTGCCTAGCTTGGATGGGGAAGTAAATTCGGAGTTGGCAAAAAATTTATTGAAAAACTCATTGTACTTGTCCGTTTTTACTACATTTGAAAACTTCTTAAAAGATCTTATAGATAATTATATTTACAATAAAGAAAAGGTAGGTGTAAAATTTACAGATCTATCAGAGAGAATTGCTCATTTAATATTTTCCGATAAAGAGTTGCAAATTAAGTTTATATTTGAAGATAAAAATAAAGATAAGAATAAGTCTTTTGATGCTTTTTTTAAATTACTAAAAGAAAATATTAACAAGAAAACGTTAGAAAGACATATACATTTTGAATTTTTACATAAAGATAAACTAAATGGATATTATAAGGATTTATTTCAAGAAATCTTGGGTGACAGTGAGTTTTTAAGCAATCTAGAGCTTACGCAAAATATTGATAATTTTGATGGTTCATTAAGTAGAAAAATTGAAAGTGATGCGGCTACTTTTTTACATGAATATACAGACAAAATAAGAAACAATATAGCTCATGTAAATGAAAAATTTAAAGTTGGTGAATACTCATCGTTTGAAGATATTGTAGATGCTTTTTATTATATTATTGTAGCGATCAATAAAAAGTATAAAACTAATACCGGATTTGATCTAGAAGAAAAAGTTAAAGTTAATATTTTAGATAATGTGTGAAATGAATAAATAGGCCATATTTGGCAATAAAGGTATTTGTTTTATGTAGCGTGCATAAACAACATTAATAAACCGACTCAAATTTGCCAAAAAGAGATAACTATTATCAATAAATCCTCCGAAAATTTTCGCTACAATGACGCGTAAATTTACGAAAGGAAGAAAAATGAGTAAAATTTACAATCTAAACGCCGACACGAAAGTCGTCGCAAAAAGCGTCGTTAGCAAGAGATTTTTGATTGCGGAAACACTCACGTTGAGGTGTTTGTCTTTAACGATGCCAAGAGCAAGATCTGATTAGCGCGGAACAAAAGTATCGGTAAGAGACGTCAGATAAATATAGCGCAATTGCTTTAAATTTAAAATATGCTGCCCACAAAATCTGTGCGACATAGAAATTCAACCACTTATCAGCACGCGACCGTGAATTAATTAAAGAGAATAAACCGCGTAAACGATCGAAATTTGTGCGGATAAATTTGCCCGCAAAACACGGCTCAAATGTCGATTAAATTCGGTACTGAGCACCGCGCAAATAGCGTAAATTAAAAGATTAGCATGCGCGCCGATAAAACCCGCTAGCGCAAATTAAAGTAATAAATCGCGCTGTGTTCTTTATGTACTAAGGAGAATAGGTAATTAAAATTTATGACCCTAGCGTACAATAGTTATTGCGCATTCTTTACGCGCATACAAAAGGAGTGACGGATGAAAATTTTGTGGCAAAGCAGGCTTCAAAACAGGCTTCGCGATATCGGCGAAAACGTCCTAATAAAGGGCGATCGCGCATTTTACATAGGCGATAACGACGAGCAAAAGCAGATGAAGCTTAGAAAATTCTCGCTCGCAAGCGGCGAGCAGCTTGCCGGCGCGCCTTTTCGCGATTTTACCCGTGCTGCGACCTTTGACGATGACGGCCACACGCTCGTAGTTTTGGGCTTTGTAGACACGATTTATAAATTTAACGCCTCGGATCTCGCGCTCATCACAAAGCACAAAAAGGGCGTGCTAAAATACGGCAATTTTATCGCGCTAAGTAGCAAGGGTGGCGATAAAAAGGCTATCACGGCAACCGACGACACGCTTTTTATTTACGATTTTAAGGCGCAGACGGGCACGCGAAAGCGATTAAGGGGCTGCGCGGCGATTTTTAAGCAAGATGAGCTAAATTTCTTGATTTTTACGCGCTCGGGTCAAATTTACGGCTTAAATTTGAGCAGTTGCGAGCTTAAAATCATCGCTAAAGCTTGCCCTATGACGCAGGCACAGCGCGTAAAAGGCGGATATTGCATTCGCGCGGGCGAGGCAGACAAAAACGGCGAAATAGAGGGCGCTAACGAGCTTGTTTTTACGGACGCGAATTTTAACGTTAAATTCCGCGTGGAGCTGGACTTTGATTTCGATAGATTCGAGCTTGCCGCGGACAGATCAGACGGCTGGCGCGGGCACTTTATAAACGAGCCGAATGAGCTGAGGGTTCTTGATCTGCGTAGAGAGGCGGGCGGCTTCGAGCACGGCAAAACGGGCGACCTCGAGAGCGGCGAGCGCGACGGCTCCGGCGAATTTACGCAGGGCGAGGCGAGCAAATCCAGGTGCGAAGCAATGGATAAATTTGAGTACGACGAGCCCTTTAAATTTAAACTCGGCGAGCAGGTCCAATACCTCGCAGCAAAGCCTGTGCTAGCGCATAAATTTAAACAAAAGGGTGCGAGAATTTTAGGCGTCGTTACGGCTGCTTCTTGCCGGGCTGCGAGCGCAAAATACGAAGTGGAGCAAGCTGGTGCATTTGAGGGGCAAAATTTAGCGTCCAGAGGCGGCCGCGGTATTGAAAACCGTGAATATTCACTCCTCGCTCCCGGTAAAAATGAAAAACGTAGGCATAGCGCGCCTGAGTGCGCCCGCGATCTCGTACTAGTCGATAACGCTTACGACGAGGACGCGGAGCGAATTTTAACCTGCTATGAGATCTAAGCCATAGTCCATTCAAGCACGCACATATTCCTGATTTAAAATTTGCAGCTATTATTTCACGCCTTTAATTAAGGTAGGTTTGCTAAAAATTTTGCAAAAATTTTATATAGAATTCTACCAAGACGCGGAAATACCCGTTTAAAAATTCTACGACATACAGGTGAGACCGTTGCAAAAAATCGCGGCTCGGCGATAAATACGGCGCAATGACAAGGACAAATCTCAACGCCCTAAGTGCGAGCAAATTTAAAGCGCAATCTCAAAGAGGCATGCACAAAATTTATCCCGAGCAGCGGGCTAAATTTTATGACTCGCGCGCCCGCACCCTATCAAATTAAAATTTCAGATCAACGACGATGAGTACGGCGCGACCGCGCCCTTTCGCCGCTATCAGCACTTGACGTTTTTTGCCTTGCTATCTTGCATCGCGCGGAAAAATTCCGCCCTACTTAGCGGGATTTCGTCAGGATGGGCGCTTCTGAAATGGCGCAGATAGCCCTCGTAATCGCCGAGCCCGATGAGCGGCGCAAATGCGGCATCCGCGCGCGCCAAAAACCTCGCCACGGCCTTCGGGGCTGCGAGCGGATTAAATTTAAACTTTTTCATAAACGCCCCTATCCACGTACTCGCTTTCTGCTAGCTTGAAATATCCCTCGCTCGCGCCGCCTTTTGAAATTTTAAGGCACATTCGGATCGTTTGGGCGATGACGATGATCGTAACGACGACGAAAAGAGCGCATAGCGCGGCGTCGATGACGTTATTTCTGATGATGGCCTGCGCCTTTTCGATCGCGGCGGGATCGCTTAGGCTAGCAAACTTGGCGGCGGTATTTTGCGCGATAGCCACGTGGCTTACCGCGTCGTGCACGCGCTCGCCGTTAGCCGGCATAAGCTTTAAGATCGCCGCATAAAGCGTGGTTATAAGCACCCAAATCGCAGGAGCGATCGTGACGAAGGCGTATTTTTGCTTGCCCATTTTAAAAAGCACCACCGTCGCAAGCAGCAGCGCGATGCCCGCGAGCATCTGATTGGACGCGCCGAAAAGCGGCCACAGCGTGTAAATTCCGCCCATAGGATCGGTAACGCCGCTGTAGAGCAGATAGCCCCAGCCCGCCACGCAGATCACCGTCGCGATGATGCCGTAGAGAAAATTTTTAGTATCGGAAAAGGGCTTATAGACATTGCCTAAAATTTCTTGCACCATAAAGCGCCCCGTGCGCGTGCCCGCATCGACCGCGGTCAGAATAAACAGCGCTTCAAACAAGATCGCGAAATGGTACCAAAACGCCATCAGCTCCTTGCCGCCGATGATCTGATGCAGCAGCATCGTTAGTCCCATCGCAAAGGTAGGAGCGCCGCCCGTGCGGCTCATCATCGTGGTTTCGCCGACGTTTGAAGCCAAGGCGCCGATCTGCTCGGGCGTGATACTAAATCCGATAGAGTTTATATACGCCGCGGCGCTTACCGCGTCTTTACCGAGTACCGCGATGGGCGAGTTGATAGCAAAATATTCGCCCGGGCTTAAGATGCACGCCGCTACGAGCGCCATTACGCCCACAAGGCTCTCCATAAGCATCGAGCCGTAGCCGATGAAAAGAGTATGGGTTTCGCGCTCCACCATCTTCGGCGTCGTACCGCTGGAGATCAGCGCGTGAAAGCCAGAAATCGCGCCGCACGCGATCGTGATAAATAAAAACGGAAATATCGGGCCTGCAAAAACGGGACCCGTGCCGTTGATAAATTTCGTCGTAGCGGGCATTTTAAGCTCGGGCGCGACAAAGATTATCGCAACCGCCATGCCGATGATGACGCCGAGCTTAAGGAAGGTGCTTAGATAATCGCGCGGCGCAAGCAGCAGCCACACGGGCAAAATCGCCGCGATAAAGCCGTAGCCGATCGTAAGAAGCGCGAGCGTTTCGCCCTTTAGCGAAAAAACGTCGTGCCAGTACGGATCGATTGAGACGTAATGCCCACCCCAAAGCGCAAGCATCAGCAAAACAAAGCCGATGATCGATGCCTCGCTGACCTTGCCCGGGCGCAAGAACCTCATATAAACTCCCATAAATATGGC
The nucleotide sequence above comes from uncultured Campylobacter sp.. Encoded proteins:
- a CDS encoding ATP-binding protein, whose protein sequence is MNLNTTSALRLVSGIPLLLIFAFASYFLFISLQDYARVGILQQQIAKNSNLAALVEQVDKERGITSAFLGSEGNPGMGTLLSGQRKKTDDALAKYKESKNISENVVKKTIFDIFAYGTGNDELLAAETDIDGLLDKLPQVRRDVDAQSKSFGELFSSYFQKFDDDVKTIQRVLREGLVSSNITVWTVSLLNTYEAMDATASERDYIIEYIIGSKAMNQAQLRTWASFNLSSSLPNYYFLPESDARAAILKILDGEEFQNALRETAKISATLQQEADEGHYSVPFQEWFASTTLKYKKLSEISEKINAELATHADTYLAQRLRNLFIALGIWVLAAILVVFALGITRRLRQNVTDLGNVLSRIGDLTNQHEHIDVRTSEGVNKAYSLIEDALDLIAYQKGAAEDANKAKSIFLANMSHEIRTPLNGIIGFTELLKNTDLDEEKRDYVDTIEKSSENLLTIINNILDVSKIESNKVELEDILFNPIQDFESAVEIYVAKAAEKNIDILLYIDPTLVHHLYGDITKIKEVLINLMSNAVKFTPEHGTIVVEILREPSKAPGEAIVTFSVEDTGIGISEDKLANVFNAFSQADSTITRKYGGTGLGLTISSKYVAMMGGKLQVKSTVGKGTRFYFTLAFKETQKTDADAVFESIKGLNFALLADSADTMYNDIVKNYISKLGGKISIFNTNAQFRSAQNNNKYDALITRFKNYGEVSDILSMPTILTLKPKELQSISISNSKIFTLTEPFNLTKFVKTLDKISKSGIALSRSDFAPQTHEIKLDAEVEKPIVADEMIMEEPVVKERPIINKLDELRHATTSSADELRAILQSRRRTHDTEVHSTHKEEAVSKPSIAQELKKEAPKAEEPVIKPIDIEPMSDIKIEKTEPESPKIDIDIPEIVIPHTEKPKVEPSSTKDAQADIDEPISLEIPDDFVGLKTHATQTQAPKAETPSIDLSDIEIELPKIKKEEEVKAEPAKVEIPKAKVETPKAEIEIPDIDIDLSDIKPSAKVQEPAKKVEIPSVEEEIPVAVKTESEIPIAKASKPDTSSVSAHEDEISNVKLSEPKIPTEKIIEPEPIAVEPEPITIEPELKPIKPKLEEVKQEPSNIEFESITPVVEPAAQNIPAEEPNIEPEPVDIPKVEPATQNDHVEEPEIEPVSVKVEPVVIPQPEEEEMVEVPVTVYEDEQQEETIMVEEDVEVEEEVEVPVERNPADENVPLVNRKYNAKILIAEDNEINQKLMKHTLNSFNMNLTIVENGLLALEARKANNDYDLIFMDISMPVMDGIESTKQIKQYEHENNLRHIPIVAVTANALKGDREKFMAAGLDEYCTKPIKKDILAQMLDNFIGDKRSDAAPAGGTTKKLVKKLVKRQVPKTVIKTVKVPKTIMKLVPKKSIVSDDVVKAKGARMPTKDILICKANIMESKIFASILKHQYKDVEIAGNFDQLISMAATGSYRLVLIDKKLAGLDLAALESLRRKAPATKLVLFSNDNDENPLFSEVASYNITKSGLEKLAQKYI
- the uvrC gene encoding excinuclease ABC subunit UvrC, which produces MLIEEIKSLPTAPGVYQYFDAAGKLLYVGKAKILKNRVKSYFSFTPALAPSPRLSARIAKMISEAAHLEYIVTPSESDALILENSFIKQLKPKYNILLRDDKTYPYIYVNLDDDFPRFEITRKIVKGRNIRYFGPYFHGAKEILQTLYMQFPLVQKKNCVKGKKACLFHQIGRCAAPCEDKISKQDYARIVQSALAALKNPQKMVPQLQDRMARLAQSENFEEAAQIRDKIEILKQMNVKVEVDLAKLDDFEVFAIAARDGLVCAVHFSIREGKISASSSHIINCKAPSADDIANAYKQMILSAFPAAAPVACAKIYVYDEFDDADLVCEILSKRHERAFKIYAPKIGEKRKICEIAHQNCEINIKKHLKTHDYAFLQELKDYFDLTNLPVNIEVFDNSHMFGAAPVGAMISFQDGEFNKQNYRHKHLSSNNDYDQMREYLTSRALKFDELAAPDLWLIDGGTALLNLAEEIICSVGANVDIIAISKEKIDAKAHRAKGAAKDKICTKGGIFSLPTDDKKLQFFQRLRDEAHRFAISFHQKSKRKLDLQSSKLLSLGVSKGSLKKLLDFYGDFESIYAASFDEIRSLTNIQTAEKILNNH